In the genome of Oncorhynchus nerka isolate Pitt River linkage group LG27, Oner_Uvic_2.0, whole genome shotgun sequence, the window CCCAGATCCAGAGTCCAGTCCAGGGGTTAGAGGGAACCTTTGTAGGGCTGAGGACTCCCTGGGTTTCTCCCCTACCCACTGAAGCACCCGTTGGGTTGAAATGGGTGAGATATGTACATATACACAAGAatgaaaacatactgtatatgcAAACCCATGTTTCGGAAAACAAAGTCATTGTTCATTGTCTGTTACGCCTTAAAAGCATTTGAGTAACGGACACCAAAAAACTGTGTGTTTACCAGTCAGTGTTCCTGTGGTGGCAGCAGGGAACCAGCCAGCAGTCCCACTCcacctatccctcctctctttttacACTTTGGTGGCCAGAGACTGTATCTCTGACTTCTGTGTCTGGGCGCTGAGCGTGGAGGACATGGAGCTCATCTGTCCATGCATGGCCTTCTTCAGGTTGAGCAGGCACAGGCACTGGGAGCGGAAGCGCAGGTCAAAGAAGGCGTACAGGAAGGGGTTGAGGCAGCTGTTAACGTAAGCCAGGCAGGTAGCATAAGGATGGGCCACCAGGAGGAAGCGCTCAAACCCACaggagctgggagacaggttcAGGTAGGAGAGGGCGTCCATGCTCTTCAGCAAGTGGAATGGGGTCCAGCAGATGGCAAATACAACCACCAGGGTGGTGATGATCTTCAGCAGACGACGCTTCTTCTGGTCCTCCTTGCGCAGGTTGTTAAAGTGACGCGTGACGGTGCAGCCGATGAAGCAGTAGAAGATGGTCATGGCCAGGAACGGCAGGAGGAAGCCCAGGGCAGAGGACGACAGGCTCAGTCCTGCGATCCACAGGGACTCATGCCTCTCGTTTTGGGTGACCAGGCTGAAGTCCATGGCACAGGTGGTGCGGTTGCTGTTGATGTCGTCCACGGTGGTGCGGAACAGCAATGTGGGCACAGCCAGCAGGCCTGAGAGGAGCCAGATGGCCCCCAGGGAGGCCAGCATTGTGCCCCGCGACCGCAGCCGGCTGCTGGACAGAGAGTGGACGATAGCCAGGTAACGGTCAAAGCTCAGGCAGGTAAGGCAGAAGACACTGGCGTACATGTTGACCAGCACCACGTAGCTGCTGATCTTACACAGGGCCACACCAAAGGGCCAGTGGTAGCCCAGTGCTGTGTACACGGCCCAGAGGGGCAGAGTGATCACAAAGGTGAGGTCAGCCAGGGCCAGGTTGCCTATGTAGACGTCTGCTGCTCGGCGCTTGGACTTGGACCTCCACACGGTGAAGATGACCACTCCATTCCCAGACAGGCCCAGGATGAAGATGAGCATGTAGAGGACAGGGATAAGGGAGTAGGATGGCTCCCACTCAGAGTAGTCACACATAGTTTCGTTGTCACCATAATCATA includes:
- the LOC115111021 gene encoding apelin receptor A-like, with the protein product MTWNMDPTVEYRDTYDYDYGDNETMCDYSEWEPSYSLIPVLYMLIFILGLSGNGVVIFTVWRSKSKRRAADVYIGNLALADLTFVITLPLWAVYTALGYHWPFGVALCKISSYVVLVNMYASVFCLTCLSFDRYLAIVHSLSSSRLRSRGTMLASLGAIWLLSGLLAVPTLLFRTTVDDINSNRTTCAMDFSLVTQNERHESLWIAGLSLSSSALGFLLPFLAMTIFYCFIGCTVTRHFNNLRKEDQKKRRLLKIITTLVVVFAICWTPFHLLKSMDALSYLNLSPSSCGFERFLLVAHPYATCLAYVNSCLNPFLYAFFDLRFRSQCLCLLNLKKAMHGQMSSMSSTLSAQTQKSEIQSLATKV